Proteins encoded by one window of bacterium:
- a CDS encoding DUF2892 domain-containing protein — MNLNEALRLIAGAFILISVVIGYAVTPWAYAFTAFVGVNLVQSAFTRWCPMMSLLRACGHKDDGASCAS, encoded by the coding sequence ATGAACCTCAACGAAGCGCTACGGCTGATCGCGGGAGCTTTCATTCTCATCTCCGTCGTCATCGGTTACGCCGTGACACCGTGGGCGTACGCCTTCACCGCCTTCGTCGGCGTGAACCTCGTGCAGTCCGCGTTCACCAGGTGGTGCCCGATGATGTCGCTGCTGCGCGCGTGCGGGCACAAGGATGACGGCGCCTCCTGCGCGAGCTGA